From a single Microcoleus sp. FACHB-672 genomic region:
- a CDS encoding C1 family peptidase, which yields MAKKSIASYLIERSSAKKQSIASYLVERSSGKKLRINGCLPSQKKPPKSKHYTASRFSAAELPIRVDLRHYLTNVEDQGQVGSCTANAIAGAYEYLAKRAMGDAGDVSRLFIYYNARKFDGLEGDVGSSITTSIRVLQEMGACTEATWPYDPQLWDEQPYTEAYDEATRFLIEEAEEIDVNLFAMKHCLAEGYPFAFGLRLFKSFDKAGHKGGVPMPDLNHEDGREEHGNHAMLCVGYSDPYKVFVVRNSWGENWGDKGYCYIPYEYMTNPEYCWQCWTIRGVSDLDFSAGVWAEDDEDFYYYDEEDEEEEYTYEYYYEEEEYEYEEEEESEDVENSYEEESEEDEEEYYEEEEESEDVENSYEEESEEDEEEEDYEEEEGEEEEEDYEGGEDEEEEDYEGEEDEEEEDYEEEEDEEEE from the coding sequence ATGGCTAAAAAAAGTATTGCTTCCTACTTGATCGAACGTTCCAGCGCCAAAAAACAAAGTATTGCTTCCTACTTGGTCGAACGTTCCAGCGGCAAAAAACTGAGAATCAATGGCTGCCTTCCCTCCCAGAAAAAGCCACCCAAATCTAAGCATTATACAGCCAGCCGGTTTAGCGCTGCCGAGTTGCCCATAAGGGTTGATCTGCGCCATTACTTAACGAACGTAGAAGATCAGGGACAAGTCGGTAGCTGTACCGCAAACGCGATTGCCGGCGCTTACGAATACCTAGCGAAACGCGCAATGGGAGACGCCGGAGATGTTAGCCGGCTATTTATCTATTACAACGCCCGAAAATTCGATGGACTTGAAGGCGACGTAGGCAGCAGCATCACCACCAGCATCCGAGTGTTGCAAGAAATGGGCGCTTGTACAGAAGCCACCTGGCCCTACGATCCGCAACTGTGGGATGAACAACCCTACACTGAAGCTTACGACGAAGCCACAAGATTTTTAATCGAAGAAGCAGAGGAAATTGATGTCAATCTGTTCGCCATGAAACACTGTCTGGCAGAAGGCTATCCCTTTGCTTTTGGTTTAAGGCTTTTCAAATCTTTTGATAAAGCCGGCCACAAAGGAGGAGTCCCCATGCCGGATCTGAATCACGAAGATGGCCGCGAAGAACACGGCAATCACGCAATGCTATGTGTCGGTTATTCTGACCCCTACAAAGTATTTGTGGTGCGTAACTCTTGGGGTGAAAATTGGGGAGATAAAGGCTATTGTTACATCCCTTATGAGTATATGACTAATCCTGAATATTGCTGGCAATGCTGGACAATTCGGGGTGTCAGTGACCTTGATTTTAGTGCCGGCGTCTGGGCGGAAGATGATGAGGATTTCTACTACTACGACGAAGAGGACGAAGAGGAAGAATACACTTACGAATACTACTATGAGGAAGAAGAGTATGAATATGAAGAGGAGGAAGAGTCAGAGGACGTAGAAAACTCTTACGAAGAAGAGAGTGAGGAAGACGAAGAAGAATATTACGAGGAGGAAGAAGAGTCAGAGGACGTAGAAAACTCTTACGAAGAAGAGAGTGAGGAAGACGAAGAAGAAGAAGATTACGAGGAAGAAGAAGGCGAAGAAGAAGAGGAAGATTACGAGGGAGGAGAAGACGAAGAAGAGGAAGATTACGAGGGAGAAGAAGACGAAGAAGAGGAAGATTACGAAGAAGAGGAAGACGAAGAAGAAGAGTAA
- a CDS encoding tellurite resistance TerB family protein, with protein MGRYEVIFQSDAEISEELTPEEAGVAICMMTMYADGEPSDEEIELLNSYLEGAELVEKAELDAVIEKINGIAKREGAGALFNAAVAATPEELVPDIYQLALYIAAGDGTITEDEAGYAELLGEALGLSEEEMQEIIDEVFAEEEEYDDEE; from the coding sequence ATGGGCCGGTACGAAGTAATTTTTCAGAGTGATGCGGAAATATCAGAGGAACTGACACCAGAAGAAGCCGGTGTTGCTATCTGTATGATGACAATGTATGCGGATGGTGAACCTTCGGATGAAGAAATTGAACTGTTAAATTCATATCTGGAAGGTGCGGAACTGGTAGAGAAAGCTGAACTCGATGCGGTGATAGAAAAAATCAACGGCATTGCTAAGCGAGAAGGGGCGGGGGCTTTGTTTAATGCAGCGGTGGCAGCGACTCCTGAAGAACTGGTTCCAGACATTTATCAGTTAGCACTTTATATTGCTGCCGGTGATGGAACAATTACCGAAGATGAAGCAGGGTATGCTGAACTTCTCGGTGAAGCTTTAGGGCTTTCTGAAGAGGAAATGCAGGAAATTATCGATGAAGTGTTTGCTGAGGAAGAAGAATATGACGACGAAGAATAA
- the thiC gene encoding phosphomethylpyrimidine synthase, translating to MRSEWIAKRHGHKNVSQMHYARQGVITEEMHYVAQRENLPADLIRAEVARGRMIIPANINHTNLEPMGIGIASKCKVNANIGASPNSSNLDEEVDKLKLAVKYGADTVMDLSTGGGNLDEIRTAIINASPVPIGTVPVYQALESVHGTIEKLTPDDFLHVIEKHAQQGVDYQTIHAGILIEHLPLVKSRLTGIVSRGGGILARWMLHHHKQNPLYTHFHDIIEIFKRYDVSFSLGDSLRPGCAHDASDAAQLAELKTLGQLTRRAWEDDVQVMVEGPGHVPMDQIEFNVKKQMEECSEAPFYVLGPLVTDIAPGYDHITSAIGAAMAGWYGTAMLCYVTPKEHLGLPDAEDVRNGLIAYKIAAHAADIARHRPGARDRDDELSRARYNFDWNRQFELSLDPERAREYHDETLPADIYKTAEFCSMCGPKFCPMQTKVDADALTELEKFLAKEPVAQS from the coding sequence ATGCGTTCAGAATGGATTGCCAAGCGGCATGGGCACAAAAATGTGTCTCAAATGCACTACGCTCGTCAGGGTGTGATTACCGAAGAAATGCACTATGTCGCCCAACGGGAAAACCTGCCGGCTGACTTAATTCGGGCAGAAGTGGCGCGGGGACGCATGATTATCCCTGCCAATATTAATCACACTAATTTAGAGCCGATGGGTATTGGCATTGCCTCTAAGTGCAAAGTCAACGCAAATATTGGCGCATCGCCGAACTCTTCTAACCTGGATGAAGAAGTCGATAAGCTGAAGTTAGCGGTGAAATACGGTGCGGATACCGTGATGGATCTGTCCACCGGCGGCGGCAACTTGGATGAAATTCGCACGGCAATCATCAACGCTTCGCCGGTTCCCATCGGCACAGTGCCGGTTTACCAAGCACTGGAAAGCGTCCACGGCACGATTGAAAAGTTGACCCCAGATGATTTTCTTCACGTCATCGAAAAGCACGCCCAGCAAGGGGTTGACTATCAAACCATTCACGCCGGCATTCTGATCGAACACTTGCCTTTGGTGAAAAGCCGCCTCACCGGCATTGTCTCTCGCGGCGGTGGCATCCTCGCACGCTGGATGCTACATCACCACAAGCAAAACCCGCTTTATACCCACTTCCACGACATCATCGAGATTTTCAAGAGATACGATGTTTCCTTCAGCTTAGGCGACTCTCTGCGTCCCGGTTGTGCTCACGATGCCTCAGATGCTGCTCAACTTGCTGAACTCAAAACCCTCGGACAGCTAACCCGCAGAGCGTGGGAAGATGACGTGCAGGTGATGGTGGAAGGGCCAGGTCATGTGCCGATGGATCAAATCGAGTTTAATGTCAAGAAGCAAATGGAAGAGTGCTCGGAAGCGCCTTTCTATGTGCTTGGGCCATTGGTAACGGATATCGCTCCCGGTTATGACCATATCACCTCTGCAATTGGGGCGGCGATGGCCGGCTGGTATGGCACGGCAATGCTGTGTTATGTCACGCCGAAGGAACACCTAGGACTGCCGGATGCAGAAGATGTGCGGAATGGGTTGATTGCTTATAAAATTGCGGCTCATGCTGCGGATATTGCACGGCACCGTCCCGGCGCACGCGATCGCGATGATGAGCTTTCTCGCGCCCGTTATAATTTCGACTGGAACCGGCAATTTGAGTTATCACTTGACCCCGAACGCGCACGGGAATATCACGATGAAACATTGCCGGCGGATATCTATAAAACCGCTGAATTCTGTTCAATGTGCGGCCCTAAATTCTGCCCAATGCAGACGAAGGTTGATGCGGATGCTTTGACAGAACTTGAGAAGTTTTTGGCGAAAGAGCCGGTGGCTCAAAGTTAA
- a CDS encoding carotenoid oxygenase family protein — MTVTAVDPFLEGNFAPVREEITADNLKVIGELPPELSGMFVRNGPNPQFPPIGRYHWFDGDGMLHGVQISHGKASYCNRYVQTRGYKIERDAGKAVWSGIFEPPQPNNPHGPGKNTANTALIWHDGRLLALWEGGEPHAIELPGLETAGTYNFDGKLVSAFTAHPKVDAVTGEMMFFGYSIMSPPYVKYSVVSAEGELLRTVPIELPVGVMMHDFAITENYTIFMDLPLTFRMDRMQKGQPGLMFERDRPSRFGIVPRHGDNSNIRWFESPPCFVFHTLNAYEEGDEVVLLACRMNSTSVLVSEAAPTETEGEFARLYRWRFNLKTGTVQEERLDDRPSDFPRLNEQFMGRSHRYGYTGKMAPTPMPVFDGLIKYDLNSGSSETHEFGQQRFGGEAVFVPQPGATDEDAGWLVTFVYDAKDDVSELVVVNAQDMKSEPVARVIIPHRVPYGFHGIWVSDEQIKATV, encoded by the coding sequence ATGACTGTAACAGCAGTTGATCCCTTTTTAGAGGGCAATTTTGCGCCAGTGCGCGAGGAAATCACAGCAGATAATTTGAAGGTGATTGGCGAGTTGCCTCCTGAGTTATCTGGAATGTTTGTGCGAAATGGCCCGAATCCGCAATTCCCACCTATTGGTCGCTATCACTGGTTTGATGGGGATGGGATGTTGCATGGGGTGCAAATTAGCCACGGCAAAGCTTCCTATTGCAATCGCTATGTCCAGACGCGGGGGTATAAAATTGAACGCGATGCCGGCAAGGCAGTTTGGAGTGGGATATTTGAACCGCCGCAACCGAATAATCCCCACGGCCCAGGAAAAAATACGGCAAATACTGCTTTAATCTGGCATGATGGTCGCCTGTTGGCACTTTGGGAGGGGGGTGAACCTCATGCAATTGAGTTGCCAGGTTTAGAGACTGCCGGCACCTATAATTTTGATGGCAAGCTGGTTTCTGCGTTTACGGCGCATCCTAAAGTAGACGCGGTAACGGGTGAGATGATGTTTTTTGGCTACTCGATCATGTCTCCACCCTACGTAAAATATAGTGTGGTTTCAGCAGAAGGTGAACTGTTGCGAACAGTGCCGATTGAGCTGCCGGTGGGGGTGATGATGCACGATTTTGCCATCACGGAAAACTACACAATTTTTATGGATTTGCCCCTGACTTTCCGCATGGATCGAATGCAAAAAGGTCAACCGGGTTTGATGTTTGAGCGAGATCGTCCCAGCCGGTTTGGGATTGTGCCGCGTCATGGAGATAATAGCAATATTCGCTGGTTTGAAAGTCCGCCCTGTTTCGTATTTCATACCCTAAATGCTTATGAAGAGGGGGATGAAGTCGTATTGCTTGCCTGTCGCATGAATTCTACCAGTGTATTGGTGTCAGAAGCGGCACCCACTGAAACTGAGGGAGAATTTGCTCGTTTATACCGTTGGCGGTTTAATCTCAAAACCGGCACGGTGCAAGAGGAGAGGTTGGACGATCGCCCTTCAGATTTTCCTCGGTTAAATGAACAATTCATGGGGCGATCTCATCGCTACGGTTACACAGGAAAAATGGCACCCACTCCCATGCCGGTGTTTGATGGTTTGATTAAGTACGATCTCAACTCTGGAAGTTCCGAAACCCATGAATTCGGACAGCAACGCTTTGGCGGTGAGGCTGTGTTTGTGCCGCAGCCGGGTGCAACCGATGAGGATGCCGGCTGGTTGGTAACGTTTGTTTATGATGCCAAAGACGATGTTTCTGAATTGGTAGTTGTTAATGCTCAAGATATGAAATCTGAGCCGGTGGCACGGGTGATTATTCCCCATCGTGTGCCTTATGGCTTTCACGGAATTTGGGTTTCTGATGAGCAAATAAAAGCAACTGTCTGA
- a CDS encoding WD40 repeat domain-containing protein, with the protein MSVTVSASSQKLSGAANSNSQNQLARTLSGHSAVVISQAVGTKSEAPVIAGVSRDKTIKIWNLNSGEVIHTLAGHSLPILALAMSQDGKILASAGHDKTIKLWNVRTGQEIRTLIGHAEWVESLAISPDSQWLASGSGDKTIKIWPLHSSSKKIANVLPRTLAGHSDAIDALAISPDSEILVSASWDEIKLWNLKTGKEIRTLPGHSLGTNAVAISPNGQILVSAGGDKTIKIWDLHTGSLRQTLAGHSASIRSLAISPVRGSSAEMGQTLASGGLDNTVKIWQLDTGKESLTFPRQSSIVESVAISPDGQTLAIGCWGNIIKLWNLKTGQEIRQLSESGGVSSPES; encoded by the coding sequence ATGTCTGTCACGGTTAGCGCATCGAGTCAAAAACTGTCTGGCGCAGCAAACTCCAACAGCCAAAATCAGCTTGCTCGTACCCTTTCGGGACATTCAGCCGTTGTCATCAGTCAAGCTGTCGGCACAAAAAGTGAAGCGCCGGTGATCGCGGGTGTTAGTCGTGATAAAACTATCAAAATTTGGAATTTGAATAGTGGCGAGGTCATTCACACCCTTGCCGGTCATTCTCTGCCAATTTTGGCATTGGCAATGAGCCAGGATGGGAAAATTTTAGCCAGTGCCGGCCATGACAAAACGATTAAGCTGTGGAATGTTAGAACCGGCCAAGAAATTCGCACATTGATCGGTCATGCAGAATGGGTGGAATCTTTAGCCATCAGCCCGGATAGTCAGTGGTTAGCGAGTGGTAGCGGTGACAAAACGATTAAAATTTGGCCCCTGCACTCTTCCTCTAAAAAGATTGCCAATGTTTTGCCGCGCACTTTAGCCGGTCATTCAGATGCCATTGATGCGCTTGCAATTAGTCCAGATAGCGAAATTTTAGTGAGCGCTAGTTGGGATGAAATTAAACTTTGGAACTTGAAAACCGGCAAAGAAATCCGCACTTTACCCGGACATTCTTTGGGCACCAATGCTGTGGCGATTAGTCCCAATGGCCAAATTCTCGTGAGTGCCGGTGGCGATAAAACGATTAAGATTTGGGATTTGCACACCGGCAGTCTGCGTCAAACACTTGCCGGTCATTCAGCAAGCATCCGTTCCCTCGCCATCAGTCCTGTTCGTGGATCGTCGGCGGAGATGGGCCAAACTTTAGCCAGCGGCGGCTTAGATAACACCGTAAAAATCTGGCAGCTAGACACCGGCAAGGAAAGTCTGACGTTCCCCAGACAAAGCAGTATCGTTGAATCGGTTGCCATTAGCCCGGATGGCCAAACCCTAGCCATCGGCTGCTGGGGCAACATTATTAAACTCTGGAACTTGAAAACCGGCCAGGAAATTCGCCAACTGTCTGAGTCGGGGGGAGTTTCGAGTCCTGAGTCCTGA